One genomic segment of Rivularia sp. PCC 7116 includes these proteins:
- the psbA gene encoding photosystem II q(b) protein, which translates to MTTTLQRRESASAWEQFCGWITSTNNRLYIGWFGVLMIPTLLSAITCFIIAFVAAPPVDIDGIREPVAGSLIYGNNIISGAVVPSSNAIGLHFYPIWEAASLDEWLYNGGPYQLVCFHFLIGVFCYLGREWELSYRLGMRPWICVAFSAPVAAATAVFLIYPIGQGSFSDGMPLGISGTFNFMFVFQAEHNILMHPFHQLGVAGVFGGSLFSAMHGSLVTSSLVRETTETESQNYGYKFGQEEETYNIVAAHGYFGRLIFQYASFNNSRSLHFFLAAWPVVGIWFTALGISTMAFNLNGFNFNQSVIDSSGRVVNTWADVLNRANLGMEVMHERNAHNFPLDLAAGETAPVAVSAPAING; encoded by the coding sequence ATGACAACCACATTACAAAGACGCGAAAGCGCATCTGCGTGGGAGCAGTTCTGTGGATGGATTACCAGCACCAATAACCGTTTATACATCGGTTGGTTTGGTGTCTTGATGATTCCTACACTACTCTCTGCAATCACCTGTTTCATCATCGCCTTCGTAGCAGCACCTCCTGTTGACATCGATGGTATCCGCGAGCCTGTTGCAGGTTCCTTGATTTACGGAAACAACATCATCTCTGGTGCAGTTGTTCCTTCTTCTAACGCTATCGGTTTACACTTCTACCCAATCTGGGAAGCAGCTTCTCTAGATGAGTGGTTGTATAACGGTGGTCCTTACCAATTGGTATGTTTCCACTTCCTAATTGGCGTATTTTGCTACTTAGGTCGTGAGTGGGAATTATCTTACCGCTTGGGTATGCGTCCTTGGATCTGTGTTGCTTTCTCTGCTCCAGTAGCAGCAGCAACCGCAGTATTCTTGATCTACCCCATCGGACAAGGTTCTTTCTCTGACGGTATGCCTTTAGGTATTTCTGGTACCTTCAACTTCATGTTCGTGTTCCAAGCTGAGCACAACATTTTGATGCACCCCTTCCACCAATTAGGTGTAGCTGGTGTATTTGGTGGTTCTTTGTTCAGTGCTATGCACGGTTCTTTGGTAACCTCCTCTTTGGTACGTGAAACAACCGAAACCGAATCTCAGAACTACGGTTATAAATTCGGTCAAGAAGAAGAAACCTACAACATCGTAGCTGCTCACGGTTACTTTGGTCGTTTAATCTTCCAATACGCTTCCTTCAACAACAGCCGTAGCTTGCACTTCTTCTTAGCTGCTTGGCCTGTAGTCGGAATCTGGTTCACCGCTTTGGGAATCAGCACCATGGCGTTCAACTTGAACGGTTTCAACTTCAACCAGTCTGTAATCGATTCTAGCGGTAGAGTTGTAAATACCTGGGCTGATGTATTGAACAGAGCTAACTTGGGTATGGAAGTAATGCACGAAAGAAATGCACACAACTTCCCCTTAGACTTGGCTGCTGGTGAAACTGCACCTGTTGCAGTAAGCGCTCCCGCAATCAACGGTTAA
- a CDS encoding ShlB/FhaC/HecB family hemolysin secretion/activation protein, whose protein sequence is MAPELIAQAPNSEGDLNQERFPQAAPNIQPLKPLIKPELQPSTTIKEPFAETSGDRIQVNQIKIIGSTVFDSKDFEPIIRKVEGKSVTLEQLRKVADAITELYLKRDYITSRAILVNQKITDGIVTIRVIEGSLEKIEIQGNQRLRENYLRSRLANAGKKPLSNKTLEEQLRLLQFDPNIQNIEASLRAGSDFGKSILAVRVTENKPFTIGLGIDNYSPPSLGSERLRINTIYRNLMGIGDEVAASYYRSTRGGSNIFDFSYRVPLNPQNGTLQLRTVINNNKVVQPPFDDFDIRGESQLYDISYRQPLIRTPREEFALSLGFSLQNGQTFTFAGATPFGFGPDAEGNSRTRVVKFGQDYVRRDVKGAWQIRSLLSLGTGWFDATINSNPVPDARFFSWLGQLQRVQRLNKNNLLITQLDLQLTPNGLLPSQQFVIGGGQSIRGYRQNLRAGDNGVRFSIEDRITVGRDASGNPSLQVAPFFDAGVVWNVDDNPNLQPKQTFLAGAGIGILWQPIPKLNLKLDYGLPLVDLDDKGNNAQDEGFYFSVGYQL, encoded by the coding sequence GTGGCACCCGAGTTAATAGCACAAGCACCAAACTCAGAAGGCGACTTAAATCAAGAACGTTTTCCTCAAGCAGCGCCAAATATTCAACCTCTAAAACCTTTAATCAAGCCAGAATTGCAGCCATCGACAACAATTAAGGAACCATTCGCGGAAACATCCGGCGACAGAATTCAAGTTAATCAAATTAAAATTATCGGAAGTACTGTTTTTGACTCTAAAGATTTTGAGCCAATTATTCGCAAAGTAGAAGGAAAAAGCGTCACCTTAGAACAGTTAAGAAAAGTTGCCGACGCAATTACTGAGCTGTATTTGAAACGGGATTACATCACTTCCAGAGCAATTTTAGTCAATCAAAAAATTACCGATGGTATCGTCACAATTCGGGTTATAGAAGGTTCTTTAGAAAAAATCGAAATTCAGGGAAACCAGCGCTTAAGGGAAAATTACTTGCGATCGCGTTTAGCAAATGCTGGAAAAAAGCCGTTATCAAATAAAACTTTGGAAGAGCAGCTCAGATTGTTGCAATTCGATCCAAATATTCAGAATATAGAAGCTAGCTTACGTGCGGGCAGCGATTTTGGTAAAAGTATTTTAGCTGTGCGAGTTACCGAGAATAAACCATTTACCATCGGATTGGGAATTGATAATTATTCTCCGCCAAGCTTAGGCTCGGAAAGATTGAGGATAAATACGATATACCGCAATCTGATGGGAATTGGCGATGAAGTTGCAGCATCTTATTATCGTTCAACTAGGGGTGGTTCAAATATTTTCGATTTTAGCTATCGAGTACCGTTGAATCCTCAGAATGGGACTTTACAATTACGAACCGTTATTAATAATAATAAAGTTGTGCAGCCACCTTTCGATGATTTTGATATTCGAGGTGAATCCCAACTCTATGACATCAGCTATCGTCAACCATTAATTAGAACACCCCGCGAAGAATTTGCATTATCTCTAGGTTTTAGCTTACAAAATGGTCAAACCTTTACCTTTGCCGGGGCTACCCCCTTTGGTTTTGGACCAGATGCAGAAGGAAACAGCCGCACCCGTGTTGTAAAATTTGGACAAGATTATGTCCGACGAGATGTTAAAGGAGCATGGCAAATTAGGTCATTACTTAGTTTGGGAACTGGCTGGTTTGATGCCACAATTAATTCTAATCCCGTCCCCGATGCTCGTTTTTTCAGTTGGTTGGGACAATTGCAGCGAGTGCAGCGTCTGAATAAAAATAACTTGCTAATTACCCAGCTTGACTTACAGCTAACACCCAACGGTTTATTACCATCCCAGCAATTCGTGATTGGCGGAGGGCAATCAATACGAGGTTATCGTCAAAACCTGCGAGCCGGAGACAACGGAGTTCGTTTTTCCATAGAAGATAGGATAACAGTAGGAAGAGACGCATCGGGAAACCCTTCCTTACAAGTAGCACCATTTTTTGATGCCGGTGTCGTTTGGAACGTCGATGACAACCCAAACCTCCAGCCAAAACAAACATTTTTAGCCGGTGCAGGCATAGGAATATTATGGCAACCAATACCCAAATTAAATTTAAAATTAGACTACGGTTTGCCTTTAGTTGACTTGGATGATAAAGGTAATAATGCTCAAGACGAAGGATTTTACTTTAGCGTCGGCTATCAGCTTTGA
- a CDS encoding BMP family protein, whose product MSINFSRRKFIWYSSAVFGTSLLLKACSNDQTSTSTDDGEEAFKVAIALPGAITDKTWNQSGYEGVQLVREKFGAKTAFLEQIPQSEQTEALTDFARKKYDVIFAHGGQFDAAIQQVAPRFPDSFFIAVNGAVKGDNIAALRINHQQASYLCGIVAASMTKSNQIAYIAGQKFAATEEELRGLELGAKSVNPNIKITSTFTGDWNDAAKAKEATLALISTGADVIFQWLDNASAAVLQTAADKGVYAFGNTKDQLEIAPKAVLTSAVKRMDLAIAYIAELAQNKQLKGDIYKIGLEKSDILSLGKFGDMVPEDVQKKVMDAKQGILNNQIKIG is encoded by the coding sequence ATGTCAATTAATTTTAGTCGTCGCAAATTTATTTGGTACAGTTCCGCAGTTTTTGGTACTAGTTTACTATTAAAAGCTTGTAGCAATGACCAAACTTCCACATCTACAGATGATGGTGAGGAAGCTTTTAAGGTTGCGATCGCGTTGCCGGGAGCGATTACAGATAAGACTTGGAATCAGTCTGGTTATGAGGGCGTGCAATTAGTAAGGGAAAAATTTGGTGCGAAAACTGCTTTTTTAGAACAAATTCCTCAGTCGGAACAAACAGAAGCATTAACCGATTTTGCTCGTAAGAAATATGATGTTATATTTGCCCACGGCGGACAATTTGATGCAGCAATTCAACAGGTAGCACCAAGATTTCCCGATTCGTTTTTTATTGCTGTTAATGGTGCGGTTAAAGGAGATAATATTGCGGCTTTACGGATTAATCATCAGCAAGCTAGTTATCTATGTGGAATTGTCGCCGCTTCGATGACAAAATCAAATCAAATCGCTTATATTGCCGGACAAAAATTTGCTGCAACCGAGGAAGAATTGCGCGGTTTAGAGTTGGGAGCCAAGTCAGTTAATCCTAATATTAAAATTACTTCTACTTTTACCGGAGATTGGAATGATGCTGCGAAAGCAAAAGAAGCAACTCTAGCGTTGATTTCAACTGGTGCTGATGTCATTTTTCAGTGGTTAGATAATGCCTCAGCCGCCGTATTACAAACTGCTGCGGACAAAGGCGTGTATGCTTTTGGCAATACAAAAGACCAATTAGAAATTGCACCGAAAGCAGTATTAACTAGTGCTGTCAAAAGAATGGATTTGGCAATAGCTTATATAGCAGAATTGGCACAGAATAAACAATTAAAAGGCGATATTTACAAAATTGGTTTAGAAAAGTCAGATATTCTCAGTTTGGGAAAATTTGGTGATATGGTACCCGAAGATGTTCAAAAGAAGGTAATGGATGCAAAGCAGGGGATATTAAATAATCAAATAAAAATTGGTTAA
- a CDS encoding DM13 domain-containing protein: MKLNKLAGFGIASIVLFGSVGQLALNAQPAEALKARQSITVAAKSQSLIASGSFVTTEQDHPTNGTVKIVEKNGKRYLEFSKGFTTARGPKVRVVLHRKSTVPVNLQEKNYVTLANLQRFDGAQRYEIPANFDLDDFKSVAIWCEEFNVTFGFARLQGA; the protein is encoded by the coding sequence ATGAAACTTAACAAACTAGCTGGATTCGGAATCGCATCAATCGTATTATTCGGCAGCGTCGGACAATTAGCACTCAACGCACAACCAGCCGAAGCACTCAAAGCAAGACAAAGTATTACAGTTGCAGCGAAATCCCAATCACTAATTGCATCCGGTAGCTTCGTAACCACAGAACAAGATCACCCCACCAACGGTACGGTTAAGATTGTGGAGAAAAACGGTAAGCGTTATCTGGAATTCAGTAAAGGATTCACCACAGCACGGGGACCAAAAGTAAGAGTTGTTTTACACCGCAAAAGCACCGTACCCGTTAACTTACAAGAAAAAAATTATGTAACCTTGGCTAACTTACAACGCTTCGATGGCGCTCAACGTTACGAAATTCCTGCCAACTTTGATTTAGATGACTTTAAATCTGTAGCGATTTGGTGTGAAGAGTTTAACGTCACCTTTGGTTTTGCTAGATTGCAAGGTGCTTAG
- a CDS encoding CHASE2 domain-containing protein has protein sequence MSKSVVLNLGKGSLQEGFADAIAQIYECEAEVHLFSVQFTGSLPAAPQLIQLYRRWQILYNLLYDSLIPDLTWRQKFDSDAEIEIESEDVTNISSVEFSNLCDDLKNQINAWLNNPTFVDLEQKLRTKLNSNEEIQVIIQTHLDEVRRLPWNLWDFFDDYPNAVLCLSKPDFEKLDSIRKPNRDKIRILAILGSSENIDTQEDKIILENLPGAETVFLIEAQRQEIDLMLWDKTGWDILFFAGHSSTQENGETGKIYLNSRESLTIEQLKKSLRAAISRGLHLAIFNSCDGLGLATQLASLQIPQMIVMREPVADLVAQRFLKFFLSSFSEFKSFNLAVREAGDKLQGLEAEFPCASWLPVICQNPTEAPLVWSNSTQNSHKLKTSSPLNYRKIIPAIFAVSLAIATAIVGVRSLGLLEAGELTAFDRMMRSRPYEGKDNRILIVEITEADVQAQNPEERGAASISDAALAELINKLEKYNPRIIGLNIYRDSPIKSQYENLSRWMQTTSKFIGVCQGSEGEENPGVPPPPELSSESLGFTDIVEDSDAILRRHLLAMAPAQPCNTDKSFSFQLAAAYLAQENIHLELNPEAAQSKNKLNNQLILPYLESNSGSYSNIDSLGYQVMLNWRSTPEIAQRITLQDVLADKLTPDLVKDKIVIIGTTAESFNNYWSTPYSLKSPQHQTPGVVIHAHMVSQIISAALDNRPLLWVWSKWTEAFWIYCWAIVGGILAWRCKSSLQLALTLGLSQAVLYFLCYSILIQGGWIPFIPSVFALIAGSGSVATYKLRKQK, from the coding sequence ATGAGTAAGTCAGTAGTGTTAAATCTGGGTAAAGGTAGCTTACAAGAGGGATTTGCCGATGCGATCGCTCAAATATACGAGTGCGAAGCAGAAGTTCATCTTTTCTCAGTTCAATTTACCGGAAGTTTACCAGCAGCACCCCAACTTATTCAACTTTATCGTCGCTGGCAAATTCTCTACAATTTGCTTTACGATTCCTTAATTCCCGATTTAACTTGGCGACAGAAATTTGATTCTGATGCGGAAATTGAAATAGAGTCAGAAGATGTAACTAATATTTCATCGGTTGAATTCAGCAATTTATGCGATGATTTAAAAAATCAAATTAATGCTTGGCTTAACAATCCGACTTTCGTTGATTTAGAGCAGAAATTACGTACCAAATTAAATTCTAATGAAGAAATACAGGTAATTATCCAAACACATTTAGATGAAGTGCGGCGATTACCTTGGAACTTATGGGACTTTTTTGATGATTATCCCAATGCTGTTTTATGTTTGAGCAAACCGGATTTTGAAAAATTAGACAGTATCCGCAAGCCTAATAGAGATAAAATTAGGATTTTAGCAATTTTAGGTAGTAGTGAAAATATTGATACTCAAGAAGATAAAATCATCTTAGAAAATTTACCTGGTGCAGAAACAGTTTTTTTGATAGAAGCCCAGCGTCAAGAAATAGATTTAATGCTTTGGGATAAAACAGGTTGGGATATACTATTTTTTGCCGGACATAGTTCCACTCAAGAAAATGGAGAAACCGGGAAAATTTATCTTAACTCCCGAGAAAGTTTAACAATCGAGCAATTGAAAAAGAGTTTGAGAGCGGCGATATCGCGGGGATTGCACTTAGCAATTTTTAATTCCTGCGATGGTTTGGGCTTAGCAACGCAACTAGCTTCATTGCAGATACCGCAGATGATTGTTATGCGCGAACCCGTAGCGGATTTAGTCGCTCAAAGATTTTTAAAATTTTTCTTATCATCCTTTTCCGAATTCAAATCATTTAACTTAGCAGTACGCGAAGCCGGGGACAAACTGCAAGGTTTAGAAGCCGAATTCCCCTGTGCAAGCTGGTTGCCGGTAATTTGTCAAAATCCCACCGAAGCGCCTTTAGTCTGGTCAAATTCCACTCAAAATTCCCACAAATTAAAGACTTCTTCCCCATTAAATTACCGTAAAATTATACCCGCAATCTTCGCCGTTAGCTTAGCGATCGCCACAGCCATTGTCGGAGTGCGAAGTCTGGGATTATTAGAAGCAGGGGAATTAACAGCCTTCGATCGGATGATGCGATCGCGTCCCTATGAGGGTAAAGATAATCGCATTTTAATTGTGGAAATTACTGAAGCAGACGTACAGGCACAGAATCCAGAAGAAAGAGGTGCTGCCTCAATTTCAGATGCTGCATTAGCAGAATTGATAAATAAATTAGAAAAATACAACCCCCGGATTATCGGTTTAAATATTTATCGAGATAGCCCGATAAAATCTCAATATGAAAATTTAAGCAGATGGATGCAAACGACTTCCAAATTTATTGGAGTTTGTCAAGGCAGCGAAGGAGAAGAAAATCCCGGCGTACCGCCACCTCCAGAACTTTCCTCAGAAAGCTTGGGGTTTACAGATATAGTAGAAGATTCGGATGCTATCCTGCGCCGTCATTTATTAGCAATGGCTCCCGCTCAACCTTGCAACACCGATAAATCCTTTAGCTTTCAACTTGCAGCAGCTTACTTAGCCCAGGAAAATATCCACCTGGAATTAAATCCAGAAGCAGCCCAATCAAAGAATAAATTAAACAATCAACTTATACTGCCATATTTAGAAAGTAACAGCGGCAGCTATAGCAATATTGATAGTCTCGGTTATCAAGTAATGCTAAATTGGCGCTCCACACCCGAAATAGCACAGCGAATTACCCTTCAAGACGTGCTTGCAGATAAACTTACACCCGATTTAGTCAAAGATAAAATTGTCATAATTGGTACCACCGCCGAAAGCTTTAATAATTATTGGTCAACACCTTATAGCTTGAAATCCCCACAACACCAAACACCGGGCGTAGTTATACACGCACATATGGTCAGTCAAATAATTAGCGCAGCCCTTGATAATAGACCGTTATTATGGGTATGGTCAAAATGGACAGAAGCATTTTGGATTTACTGTTGGGCAATAGTGGGAGGAATCCTAGCTTGGCGCTGTAAATCATCATTACAACTAGCATTAACTTTAGGTTTAAGCCAAGCTGTATTATATTTTCTTTGCTACAGCATATTAATACAAGGTGGTTGGATACCCTTCATTCCCTCCGTCTTTGCTTTGATAGCCGGTAGCGGTAGCGTTGCGACTTATAAATTAAGGAAACAAAAATAG
- a CDS encoding DUF1822 family protein — translation MLKFDDLIEIHPDNLWLEFSSIENFAALKQTATNSYQTDVASHRAFINRLCLNVFVKWLQDEPDLLETFHIPAPSPDIDKRWEFVNGIDLNFTQARLVLVPTEQSDSDEFRIPQEWVDIPNWAANYYLAVQLNLEQNWLKVSGFISHEQLRQTARYDSMDRTYCVNHDELIVDINIMWVAQKLCTLKKPQVQVLPTLSESQAKQFIEQLSQISVCYPRLHLRFREWGAILASDRYRKALYNQRINHSQVNLMENKSEIVLELSSWFDNVFNGGFCSVDDLLNLANTTAFQFRSDSVLNEVCVKGAKLIDLGMQLESNSVALLIGLSPQIDNKVGIRVQLYPASGETYLPDSVQLTLLSESGTTLQSVKSRSYDNYIQLKRFKLPLGKYFSIQVARKDVKIKENFILEGFSHSEI, via the coding sequence ATGTTGAAATTTGATGATTTGATAGAAATTCATCCCGATAATTTATGGCTGGAATTTTCATCTATAGAAAATTTTGCAGCTTTAAAGCAAACTGCAACAAATAGTTATCAAACTGATGTTGCCAGTCACAGAGCTTTTATAAATCGCTTATGTTTAAATGTTTTTGTAAAATGGTTGCAAGATGAACCAGATTTACTCGAAACATTCCACATACCTGCGCCATCTCCGGATATAGATAAACGATGGGAATTTGTAAATGGGATTGATTTAAATTTTACTCAAGCTCGATTGGTTTTAGTTCCAACGGAGCAAAGCGATTCCGATGAGTTTCGCATTCCTCAAGAATGGGTTGATATTCCTAATTGGGCTGCCAATTATTATTTAGCAGTACAGCTTAATCTTGAACAAAATTGGTTAAAAGTATCGGGTTTTATTAGCCACGAACAACTTCGCCAAACAGCACGATACGATTCGATGGATAGAACTTATTGTGTAAACCACGATGAGTTAATTGTCGATATCAATATTATGTGGGTTGCCCAGAAACTTTGTACCCTCAAAAAACCCCAGGTTCAAGTTTTACCAACTCTATCGGAGTCTCAAGCAAAACAATTTATAGAGCAGTTAAGCCAGATAAGCGTTTGTTATCCTCGCTTGCATCTGAGGTTTCGAGAATGGGGAGCTATCTTAGCATCCGATAGATATAGAAAAGCGTTGTATAACCAGAGAATAAATCATTCGCAGGTTAACCTCATGGAAAACAAATCAGAAATAGTACTCGAATTGAGTTCTTGGTTTGACAATGTTTTTAATGGGGGTTTCTGCTCTGTAGACGATTTGCTGAATTTGGCAAATACAACAGCATTCCAATTCAGAAGCGATTCTGTTTTAAATGAAGTTTGCGTTAAAGGTGCCAAACTCATAGATTTAGGAATGCAGCTAGAAAGTAATTCCGTTGCTTTATTGATTGGTTTATCACCGCAAATTGACAACAAAGTCGGTATCCGAGTGCAACTCTATCCTGCTTCTGGAGAAACTTATTTACCAGACAGCGTGCAGCTAACTTTGCTTTCCGAATCGGGAACTACCTTACAGTCGGTAAAATCAAGAAGCTACGACAACTATATTCAGTTGAAAAGATTTAAACTTCCCTTGGGAAAATACTTCAGTATTCAAGTGGCTCGTAAAGATGTCAAGATAAAAGAGAACTTTATACTCGAAGGATTTAGCCACTCGGAGATATGA
- a CDS encoding S-layer homology domain-containing protein: MSNYLLKLSSVLTVLSLMLWSHLIPRVYADEPVEETGITIEKPDAFNDIANHWSRYVINWLAGNNPQKTSYLKVSENNFRPGCPITRGEWVAMSANILDLKSRPSAPGKQAANVPRCPDIPSWRCPFSDIKATESSNPPELFEYYQPTFHAWRTGMISGYKNGTFLPNQPLSYAEAIASLNGSLNLVAQIDKRKKQSGEKPSIVGTDYFINGSVMKDKWFAKPLHGALLANLVAFDWPLEFYPEDSLSRGEAAVIMYLILAYKGEASLDNPILKKEIVPNSGEYAFRRIRKAGEVDFSFSPPSFRRQCNK; the protein is encoded by the coding sequence ATGTCGAATTATTTGTTGAAATTGAGTTCTGTTTTGACAGTGTTGAGTTTGATGCTATGGTCGCATCTCATACCTCGTGTATATGCGGATGAGCCTGTAGAGGAGACAGGCATAACTATAGAAAAGCCCGATGCCTTTAATGATATTGCAAATCACTGGAGCCGCTATGTCATCAACTGGTTGGCTGGAAATAATCCGCAGAAGACTTCTTACTTAAAAGTTTCTGAGAATAATTTTCGACCGGGGTGTCCAATTACGCGAGGGGAGTGGGTTGCGATGTCAGCGAACATACTCGATTTAAAAAGCCGCCCCTCCGCACCAGGAAAGCAAGCTGCTAACGTTCCCAGATGTCCAGATATTCCTTCTTGGCGCTGTCCGTTTTCTGATATAAAAGCAACTGAGAGTTCCAATCCACCAGAACTCTTTGAGTATTATCAACCTACCTTTCATGCCTGGAGAACCGGAATGATATCCGGCTATAAAAATGGTACTTTCCTACCCAATCAGCCATTAAGTTATGCCGAAGCGATCGCATCACTAAACGGTAGTCTAAACCTAGTAGCGCAAATTGATAAGCGCAAGAAGCAAAGCGGCGAAAAACCATCAATCGTTGGTACTGACTATTTTATTAATGGCAGTGTAATGAAAGATAAGTGGTTTGCAAAGCCTCTCCACGGTGCATTGCTGGCTAATTTAGTAGCATTTGACTGGCCACTTGAATTTTACCCCGAAGATTCACTTAGTCGAGGCGAAGCTGCTGTAATCATGTATTTAATCCTTGCTTACAAAGGTGAAGCTAGCTTGGATAACCCAATTCTTAAGAAAGAAATAGTACCTAATAGCGGTGAATATGCATTTAGACGTATTCGCAAAGCCGGAGAAGTTGATTTTTCTTTTAGTCCGCCTTCTTTTAGACGACAGTGTAACAAGTAA
- a CDS encoding RICIN domain-containing protein — translation MKNDKLTINLRRALFSSAALVSMLGGMILTPSSAEAIKVNVASAKKVIASKPKPNRFYKLTTMFLEKENKCLEGNKVARGSTLGGAAFMDNCQNVSGQSWKLVPAGNGYFRMKTQFLEKENKCLEGNRFAPNSTLKGAAFMDNCQNVTGQLWKLIPARNGYFRLTTMFLEKENKCLEGNKFAPSSTLKGAAFMDNCQNVSGQLWKFKPIQTRR, via the coding sequence ATGAAAAACGATAAATTAACAATCAATCTACGCCGTGCTTTGTTTAGTAGTGCAGCTTTAGTTTCAATGTTAGGAGGAATGATATTGACTCCTAGTTCAGCCGAGGCGATAAAAGTTAATGTTGCTTCCGCTAAGAAAGTTATAGCCTCTAAGCCAAAACCTAATCGCTTCTATAAGCTCACAACCATGTTTTTAGAGAAGGAAAACAAGTGCCTCGAAGGTAACAAGGTAGCTCGTGGTTCGACTCTCGGTGGAGCAGCATTTATGGATAACTGCCAAAACGTTTCAGGGCAGTCTTGGAAGTTGGTACCGGCTGGAAATGGTTACTTCCGTATGAAGACACAATTTCTAGAGAAGGAAAACAAGTGCCTTGAAGGTAATAGGTTTGCTCCTAATTCCACTTTGAAGGGAGCAGCATTTATGGACAACTGCCAAAACGTTACCGGACAGCTTTGGAAACTAATACCGGCAAGAAATGGATATTTTCGTTTGACAACAATGTTTCTAGAAAAGGAAAACAAGTGTCTTGAAGGTAACAAGTTTGCTCCTAGTTCGACTTTGAAAGGAGCAGCATTTATGGATAACTGCCAAAATGTTTCCGGACAGCTTTGGAAATTCAAGCCCATCCAAACAAGAAGGTAG